A window of the Lagopus muta isolate bLagMut1 chromosome 1, bLagMut1 primary, whole genome shotgun sequence genome harbors these coding sequences:
- the CCDC181 gene encoding coiled-coil domain-containing protein 181: MSDNEDQGSLANMDNLTEGEEYEDDFEKDLEWLINEEEKENLGERETPEKKEDDFEGKNAKVMATFEEDHEKMENNPDELSEGGIDVKVKPREEESLMSGSDTKEGDQVSDTDSECSIQESKLENQEELDEEVDEEIKRYVLEKIEEANKLLENQAPVGENRERKLKFKDTLVDLEVPPLEDAEVYKADLAGGGDVSTKLSQLHISNKTGPESASLSFPAGKNEEQKNGKVLVEKDGKFELLSLRDIESQGFLPPISVSFTDIETQRMPPKSSHLSSSGTVSRMKEVRAIRQGIRSFSPAAEECAFLPKPPSHPKHRPNSAIIAARGLGKRKTPPRAQSANVPLRSSTYCLSPRQKELRKQLEQRKEKLRKEEEERKKEQEEQKRRENEMVFRAWLQKKKEQVQEEKRIRRAKELENLNTKERNRNPEEAFKLWLKKKHQEHMKEKQIEILRRQEEGITFFPRTEECNRAFKEWLKRKREEKRAEELAAKEAARQLRLEARRAKQMQNMHSISSEPRSFRFRDNYS; encoded by the exons ATGAGTGACAATGAAGACCAGGGTAGTCTGGCAAATATGGATAATTTAACAGAAGGAGAAGAATATGAGGATGACTTTGAAAAAGACCTTGAATGGCTAATTaatgaagaggagaaggaaaacctTGGTGAAAGAGAG ActcctgaaaagaaagaagacgactttgaggggaaaaatgcTAAAGTCATGGCGACCTTTGAGGAAGACcatgagaaaatggaaaacaatccAGATGAGCTTTCAGAAGGAGGCATAGATGTGAAAGTGAAGCCCCGTGAGGAGGAAAGTTTGATGTCTGGATCTGACACGAAAGAGGGAGACCAGGTTTCTGATACTGATAGTGAATGCTCTATCCAGGAATCCAAGTTGGAAAACCAAGAGGAACTGGATGAGGAGGtagatgaagaaataaagcGTTATGTCTTGGAAAAAATTGAGGAAGCCAACAAACTGCTGGAGAATCAGGCTCCTGTGGGTGAGAACAGAGAGCGGAAATTAAAATTTAAGGATACTTTGGTGGATCTTGAGGTTCCTCCTCTTGAAGATGCTGAAGTTTATAAAGCAGACCTTGCAGGAGGAGGTGATGTTTCAACTAAGCTGTCTCAGTTGCATATTTCTAATAAAACGGGACCAGAAAGTGCATCACTTTCATTCCCTGCTGGCAagaatgaagaacagaagaatgGTAAAGTCTTAGTGGAAAAAGATGGAAAGTTTGAGCTCTTAAGTTTACGTGATATTGAAAGCCAGGGCTTTTTGCCCCCAATAAGTGTTTCTTTCACTGATATTGAAACCCAGCGTATGCCTCCAAAATCCTCTCACCTCAGTTCTTCTGGCACTGTCTCTAGAATGAAGGAAGTACGTGCAATAAGACAAGGCATAcgttctttttctcctgctgcagaagaGTGTGCCTTTTTGCCTAAGCCTCCATCTCACCCTAAACATCGTCCAAATTCTGCTATCATTGCTGCAAGAGGTCTGGGAAAACGGAAGACTCCACCAAGAGCACAGTCTGCAAACGTGCCCTTGAGAAGTTCCACTTACTGCCTTTCTCCTAGACAAAAAGAACTACGGAAGCAGTTggaacaaaggaaggaaaaactgagGAAAGAG gaagaagaaaggaagaaagagcaagaagaacagaagagaagggagaatGAGATGGTGTTTAGAGCTTGgttacagaagaagaaagaacaagtGCAAGAAGAAAAGCGAATTCGTCGTGCAAAGGAACTAGAAAACTTGAACACCAAA GAGAGAAACAGGAATCCAGAAGAAGCGTTCAAGTTATGGcttaaaaaaaagcaccaagaacacatgaaagaaaaacaaatagaaattttGAGACGGCAGGAAGAGggaattacattttttccaaGGACAGAGGAATGCAACAGAGCTTTTAAGGA ATGgctaaaaagaaagagagaagaaaagcgAGCTGAAGAACTGGCGGCTAAAGAGGCAGCAAGGCAGCTTCGATTAGAAGCTAGAAGAGCAAAACAGATGCAGAACATGCACAGCATTAGTTCGGAGCCTAGATCTTTTCGCTTCAGAGACAATTACAGTTGA
- the BLZF1 gene encoding golgin-45, producing MTSLEKIDYASSPIRGPGDGMETEQTGESVEVSTGASATNHHIHHSPQKKAVSSLSPGVLQLGQIHADKSVEVEAVRILVPKAAITHVVATKNAKVAKSAGHKGDAFHQSDGTADPKKEQTDLKNAIEKLKNSEKRLLQDKEGLSNQLRIQTEVNRELKKLLVASVGDDLQYHFERMAREKNQLILENEVLGRNLSQLSEQLERMSIQCDVWRSKFLASRVMADELTNTRAILQRQTRDAQSAIQDLLNERDQFRQEMIHTQKLLEELMVSLQWGRQQTYYPSAQPYTTTELAAVNCKLAKAVSSHLLGNVGTSSPKKTSAAVEFCNTPAEKMAERVLRVLDPAARTETSPEASFSETSPSSFLSTKKNIGRFHPYTRYEDITFNCCDHCQGELIAL from the exons ATGACATCTCTAGAAAAAA TTGACTATGCCTCATCACCCATCCGAGGACCTGGAGATGGCATGGAAACAGAGCAGACGGGTGAATCTGTAGAAGTAAGCACTGGAGCCAGCGCTACAAACCATCACATCCACCACAGCccacaaaaaaaagcagtctcaTCGCTGAGTCCTGGAGTTCTCCAGCTAGGGCAGATACATGCTGATAAATCAGTAGAAGTTGAAGCTGTGCGTATATTAGTCCCCAAAGCAGCTATCACCCATGTAGTTGCAACTAAAAATGCTAAAGTAGCTAAATCGGCGGGACACAAAGGAGACGCTTTCCATCAGTCAGATGGAACTGCAGATCCCAAGAAAGAACAGACTGACCTCAAAAATGCAATCGAAAAGCTGAAGAATTCAGAAAAGCGGTTGTTACAGGATAAAGAAGGTCTCTCTAATCAGCTGCGTATACAGACAGAG GTGAATCGGGAGCTGAAGAAACTCCTTGTTGCTTCTGTTGGAGATGATCTGCAGTATCACTTTGAGCGGATGGCTCGTGAGAAAAATCAGCTTATCCTAGAAAATGAAGTCTTGGGCCGGAATCTGTCTCAGTTGTCTGAACAACTGGAGCGCATGTCTATACAGTGTGATGTGTGGCGAAGCAAATTCCTAGCAAGCAG GGTTATGGCTGATGAGCTAACCAACACCAGAGCAATTCTTCAGCGTCAAACCAGAGATGCACAAAGTGCAATTCAGGATCTGTTGAATGAACGTGATCAGTTCCGCCAAGAAATGATTCATACACAAAA GCTTCTAGAGGAACTGATGGTTTCTCTTCAGTGGGGGAGACAACAGACATACTATCCCAGTGCCCAGCCTTACACTACAACAGAGCTAGCAGCTGTGAACTGTAAACTAGCCAAAGCTGTAAGCTCACATCTTCTTGGAAATGTTGGAACTAGCAGTCCAAAAAAGACTTCAGCAGCGGTGGAATTTTGCAATACCCCTGCTGAGAAAATGGCTGAAAGG GTGCTACGTGTACTGGATCCAGCTGCACGTACAGAAACATCACCAGAAGCTTCTTTTTCTGAGActtctccctcttccttcctttctacAAAGAAGAATATTGGAAGGTTTCACCCATATACAAGATACGAAGACATAACTTTCAATTGTTGCGACCACTGTCAAGGAGAGCTCATAGCCCTTTAA